From the genome of Bacteroides sp. MSB163, one region includes:
- the rhuM gene encoding RhuM family protein yields MEENKIPEMQPQLELIKKYNQDGKEYWTSRDLCGAMGYTTYYRFTSVVKKAIAIAQAKGMDINDHFHLTVEMVKLGSGAYRNVENFHLSRMACLIIAENADSKKALVQQARIFFKNQTSLFELTSNNLSSNILFYKTSQGEVKIEVIFNNETFWMSQKRMAALFGVDVKTINYHLGQIYESGELQEEATIRKIQIVQQEGEREVERSPMFYNLDAIIAVGYRVNSYQATQFRIWATGVLKEFIVKGFAMDDERLKQGRHFGKDYFDDLLQRIREIRTSERRYYQKITDVYAECSADYDAKSEITKLFFKMVQNMMHWAVTHHTAAELIYNRADAEMPHMGLTTWKKAPDGRIQKSDTIVAKNYLSDKEVSQLERLSSAFLDFAELRAEQQLITTMYDWKNKLSNFLAISDYEVLKHSGTISNEEAQTKAFCEYEKFKLIQDREYLSDFDKELKRLKDKGLFND; encoded by the coding sequence ATGGAAGAGAATAAGATACCTGAAATGCAACCCCAACTTGAGCTAATAAAAAAGTACAATCAAGATGGAAAGGAATATTGGACTTCGCGTGATTTATGTGGAGCTATGGGTTATACGACCTATTACAGATTTACTTCTGTAGTAAAAAAAGCTATCGCGATTGCTCAAGCAAAAGGAATGGATATAAACGACCATTTTCACCTTACTGTAGAAATGGTTAAACTTGGTTCCGGAGCATACAGAAATGTAGAAAATTTCCATTTGTCAAGAATGGCTTGTCTTATCATTGCTGAAAATGCAGACTCCAAGAAAGCATTAGTACAACAAGCGCGTATCTTTTTCAAAAATCAGACAAGTTTATTTGAGCTAACCTCCAATAATCTATCTTCCAATATCTTATTCTATAAAACAAGTCAGGGAGAAGTAAAAATAGAAGTGATATTCAATAATGAAACCTTCTGGATGTCTCAAAAGCGAATGGCTGCTCTTTTTGGCGTAGATGTAAAGACAATCAATTATCATTTAGGGCAAATATACGAGTCTGGAGAATTGCAAGAAGAAGCAACTATCCGAAAAATTCAGATAGTTCAGCAAGAAGGAGAAAGAGAAGTTGAACGTTCTCCTATGTTCTATAATCTTGATGCAATCATTGCTGTAGGGTACCGGGTAAATAGTTACCAAGCCACTCAATTCAGAATTTGGGCTACCGGAGTTCTAAAGGAATTTATCGTAAAAGGCTTTGCTATGGATGACGAACGCTTAAAACAAGGCCGCCATTTCGGAAAAGATTATTTCGATGATTTACTGCAACGTATCCGTGAAATCCGCACTTCCGAACGCAGGTATTACCAGAAAATAACAGATGTATATGCTGAATGTAGTGCAGATTACGATGCTAAATCAGAAATAACCAAACTGTTTTTCAAAATGGTACAAAATATGATGCATTGGGCAGTAACCCACCATACAGCAGCAGAATTAATCTACAATCGTGCTGATGCTGAAATGCCCCACATGGGGTTGACTACGTGGAAGAAAGCCCCTGATGGAAGAATACAAAAGTCAGATACAATAGTTGCCAAAAACTATCTGTCAGACAAAGAGGTATCACAGTTAGAACGTCTATCATCCGCTTTCCTTGATTTTGCAGAGTTAAGAGCAGAGCAACAGCTCATCACGACCATGTATGATTGGAAAAACAAATTAAGCAATTTCCTGGCAATAAGCGACTATGAGGTTCTAAAACATTCCGGCACAATATCTAATGAGGAAGCACAAACGAAAGCTTTCTGTGAATATGAGAAATTTAAACTCATACAAGATCGTGAATATTTGTCAGATTTTGACAAAGAACTAAAACGTCTAAAAGATAAAGGACTTTTTAATGACTAA
- a CDS encoding restriction endonuclease subunit S — protein sequence MEEIKTYTLEELTKGRGNYGIAASAVPYNPSLRTYLRITDINDDGTLNKSSMMSVDEKNVDAFLLKPNDIVFARTGNSIGRSYFYDGSDGELVYAGFLIKFSLDETKVNPRILKYYTHSKLYYDWVHSFDTGGTRGNINAKTYGAMPIMLPSRGVQDKIVNILKSLDDKIELNRRINDNLIKSVA from the coding sequence ATGGAAGAGATAAAAACATATACATTAGAGGAACTAACAAAAGGTAGAGGTAATTATGGAATAGCAGCATCAGCTGTACCATATAATCCTTCTTTACGCACTTATTTGAGAATAACTGACATTAATGATGATGGAACACTTAATAAGTCTAGCATGATGTCTGTTGATGAGAAAAATGTAGATGCCTTTCTTTTAAAGCCTAATGATATTGTATTTGCAAGAACAGGGAATAGTATAGGGCGCTCCTATTTTTATGACGGTTCTGATGGTGAACTCGTATATGCAGGATTCCTTATAAAATTCTCTTTAGATGAAACAAAAGTAAATCCTCGTATTTTGAAGTATTACACCCATTCAAAGTTGTATTATGATTGGGTTCATTCTTTTGATACAGGTGGAACGCGAGGAAATATCAATGCTAAGACTTATGGAGCAATGCCGATTATGTTACCTTCACGAGGTGTTCAAGATAAAATCGTTAATATTCTTAAATCTCTTGATGACAAAATCGAGCTTAACCGCCGTATAAATGATAATTTAATCAAATCAGTAGCATAA
- a CDS encoding abortive infection family protein, which produces MHWIREHINKIPSFSSFESHIATIEVSVDSNPALCIETCKSLIEGICKTILTNQDINYTEYDKFNTTVKRTIECLITQDEPYKEELIELGRRIASVSQKLAEIRNNSGFASHGQDIKHIPINSTLSLLAYKITDVIGGYIMHYYINYASKRDSRIHYEDCQSFNELFDDENPLELGGVLLSASEALYKQDYQAYKEIYFSFLDNLEKK; this is translated from the coding sequence ATGCATTGGATTCGAGAACATATAAATAAAATTCCAAGCTTTAGCAGCTTTGAGAGCCATATTGCAACGATCGAAGTAAGTGTTGATTCGAATCCAGCACTATGTATTGAAACATGTAAAAGTTTAATCGAAGGTATCTGTAAAACCATTCTGACTAATCAAGATATCAACTATACTGAATATGATAAATTTAATACAACAGTAAAAAGAACAATTGAATGTTTAATAACTCAAGATGAACCTTATAAAGAAGAATTAATCGAGCTTGGGAGAAGGATAGCTTCAGTTTCTCAAAAACTGGCAGAAATTAGGAATAATTCTGGTTTTGCCTCGCACGGGCAAGATATTAAACATATCCCAATAAATTCTACTCTGTCACTTCTAGCATATAAAATAACAGACGTTATTGGAGGTTATATTATGCATTACTATATAAATTACGCATCAAAAAGAGACTCTCGTATTCATTACGAAGATTGCCAATCATTCAACGAGTTATTTGATGATGAAAATCCATTAGAATTGGGGGGAGTTCTTCTATCTGCTTCTGAAGCATTATACAAGCAAGATTATCAAGCATATAAAGAAATATATTTTAGTTTTTTAGATAACCTGGAAAAAAAATAA
- a CDS encoding DUF3575 domain-containing protein: protein MKSIAYILPLFLLLSCLADLRSQTLAVKSDLLTGALSSPNLSVEVKLSERFTLEAGFHYNPFPAGGDKRWKHWFVQPELRYWMCQPFGGHFFGAHLMYGVYNVGGLKLPLGLFKGIRSSRYEGDFLGLGVSYGYHFILSPRWSIETSLGVGFLHSSYERYRCLHCGEQTGGGHKNFMAPTRASVSLVYLIN, encoded by the coding sequence TTGAAAAGCATCGCTTACATACTGCCCTTGTTCCTGCTGCTGTCCTGCCTTGCAGACCTGCGTTCCCAGACCCTTGCCGTGAAGAGCGACCTGCTGACCGGAGCGCTTTCCTCGCCCAACCTTTCCGTGGAGGTCAAACTCTCCGAGCGGTTCACGCTGGAAGCGGGTTTTCACTACAACCCTTTTCCGGCGGGTGGTGACAAGCGCTGGAAACACTGGTTCGTACAGCCTGAACTTCGTTACTGGATGTGCCAGCCCTTCGGCGGCCACTTCTTCGGCGCGCACCTGATGTACGGGGTATATAACGTAGGCGGCCTGAAACTCCCGCTTGGACTCTTCAAGGGCATCCGCTCTTCAAGATACGAGGGTGACTTTCTGGGGCTTGGCGTATCATACGGCTACCACTTCATCCTTTCACCCCGTTGGAGCATTGAGACAAGCCTCGGTGTCGGATTCTTGCACTCAAGCTATGAACGTTACCGCTGCCTACATTGCGGCGAGCAGACCGGTGGCGGTCATAAAAACTTCATGGCTCCGACCCGTGCCTCGGTATCGCTGGTATACCTGATAAATTGA
- a CDS encoding class I SAM-dependent DNA methyltransferase, producing the protein MAKTNTAEIGFEKDIWKAADLLRGNMDASEYKSVVLGLIFLKYISDRFEAKYQALIDEGDGFEEDKDEYTSENIFFVPQEARWSMIAKAAHAPEIGTVIDNAMRLIEKENTRLKGILPKNFARPELDKRRLGDVVDLFTNIQMREHGDTKDILGRAYEYCLSKFAEAEGKLAGEFYTPACIVRTLVEVLQPYSGRVYDPACGSGGMFVQSAKFIERHQGNINNISVFGQDSNPTTWKMAQMNLAIRGIEADLGKFNADTFFDDQHPTLKADYILANPPFNLSDWGVDKLQDDVRWKFGIPPAGNANFAWLQHMIHHLSPKGRIGMVLANGSLSSQSGGEGKIRENIIKADLVEGIVALPSQLFYTTGIPVSLWFLNRAKKQTGKILFVDARNMGTMVTRKLRELSDSEEGEKGDIQKIADTFHAFNEGTLDNEKGFCAIATLEDVVKQDYILTPGRYVGIAEVEDDGEPFQEKMERLTSELSDLFAQSHDLEEEIRKQLGSIGFTIK; encoded by the coding sequence ATGGCTAAAACTAATACAGCAGAAATAGGATTTGAGAAAGATATTTGGAAAGCGGCTGATTTATTAAGAGGTAATATGGATGCTTCAGAATATAAATCTGTAGTCTTAGGGCTTATCTTCCTCAAATATATATCTGATAGATTTGAAGCAAAATATCAAGCGCTCATTGATGAGGGAGATGGTTTTGAAGAAGATAAAGATGAATACACTTCAGAAAATATATTCTTTGTACCCCAAGAGGCACGTTGGTCTATGATTGCAAAAGCGGCTCATGCACCTGAGATTGGCACTGTAATTGATAATGCAATGCGATTAATTGAAAAAGAAAACACTCGCCTAAAAGGCATTCTTCCTAAAAATTTCGCACGGCCAGAGTTAGACAAACGTCGTTTAGGAGACGTCGTTGATTTATTCACCAACATTCAAATGAGGGAACATGGAGACACAAAGGACATACTCGGACGCGCTTATGAATACTGTCTTTCTAAATTTGCCGAAGCAGAAGGAAAACTTGCAGGTGAGTTTTACACGCCAGCTTGCATTGTTCGCACTTTGGTAGAAGTTCTTCAACCTTATAGTGGACGTGTTTATGACCCTGCCTGTGGTTCTGGTGGCATGTTCGTTCAATCAGCAAAGTTTATTGAACGCCATCAAGGTAACATCAACAATATTTCTGTATTTGGTCAAGACAGCAATCCTACTACATGGAAAATGGCTCAGATGAATTTAGCCATCCGCGGTATAGAAGCAGACCTTGGCAAATTTAATGCCGATACTTTCTTTGATGACCAACACCCAACTCTAAAAGCTGATTATATTTTAGCAAATCCACCATTCAACTTAAGCGATTGGGGAGTAGATAAACTACAAGACGATGTACGTTGGAAATTTGGCATTCCGCCAGCAGGTAATGCTAACTTTGCATGGCTACAACACATGATACATCATCTCTCTCCCAAAGGACGTATAGGTATGGTGCTTGCTAATGGTTCTCTGTCTTCACAGAGTGGAGGTGAAGGAAAAATTCGTGAGAATATTATAAAAGCCGATCTCGTAGAGGGCATTGTCGCATTACCTTCACAGCTTTTTTATACGACAGGAATTCCTGTTTCTTTATGGTTCTTAAATAGGGCTAAGAAACAAACAGGAAAAATCCTATTTGTAGATGCCCGTAACATGGGAACAATGGTTACGCGCAAACTTCGCGAACTTTCTGATTCAGAAGAAGGAGAAAAAGGAGATATTCAAAAAATAGCCGATACATTTCATGCCTTTAATGAGGGAACATTAGATAATGAGAAGGGGTTTTGTGCCATTGCCACACTTGAAGATGTAGTAAAACAGGATTATATCCTTACTCCGGGACGATATGTCGGAATTGCAGAAGTAGAAGATGACGGTGAACCTTTCCAAGAAAAAATGGAGCGGCTCACCTCTGAGTTATCTGACTTGTTTGCCCAATCTCATGACTTGGAAGAAGAAATTCGAAAACAATTAGGCAGTATAGGATTTACAATTAAATAA
- the xerA gene encoding site-specific tyrosine recombinase/integron integrase, producing MKEKLIQEISNAMTDVLSIEQLVQLNGVLLQIVSKYTIMKDGEKMHEDTATNDRLLEIFLSAKQVEGCTTPTIKYYSSTIKQLLKKMPKKVVDYSTEDIRAYLAVFQRKNKSSKVTIDNIRRIFSSFFAWLEEEDYIIKSPIRRIHKVKTGTQVKEILTDENIEHLRDNCIKIRDLAMIDLLASTGMRVGELVKLDREDINFNERECIVFGKGNKERIVYFNARAKIHLQQYLSTRKDRNKALFVSLAKPHNRLQISGVETRLRKIGRQAKIVRVHPHKFRRTLATMAIDKGMPVEQVQKLLGHVKIDTTMHYAMVSQNNVKLSHRKYIN from the coding sequence ATGAAAGAGAAATTAATTCAAGAGATCAGCAATGCAATGACAGATGTTTTAAGTATAGAACAATTGGTTCAATTAAATGGTGTTCTGCTTCAAATAGTAAGTAAATATACCATTATGAAAGATGGTGAAAAGATGCACGAAGACACTGCAACCAACGACCGACTACTTGAAATCTTTTTGTCGGCTAAACAAGTTGAAGGATGCACAACTCCCACAATTAAATATTACAGTTCTACAATTAAACAACTCTTAAAAAAGATGCCAAAAAAGGTAGTAGATTACTCTACAGAAGATATCCGCGCCTATTTAGCAGTATTTCAGCGCAAGAATAAGTCAAGTAAAGTAACAATTGACAATATTCGACGTATCTTCTCCTCATTTTTTGCTTGGCTTGAAGAAGAAGATTATATTATCAAAAGTCCGATTCGTAGAATTCATAAAGTAAAAACCGGTACACAAGTCAAGGAAATATTGACCGATGAGAATATTGAACACCTTCGTGACAATTGCATTAAAATCCGTGATCTCGCTATGATTGATCTTTTAGCATCTACCGGTATGCGTGTTGGTGAATTAGTAAAGTTAGACCGTGAAGATATCAACTTCAATGAACGCGAATGTATTGTTTTTGGCAAGGGAAATAAAGAGCGAATAGTGTATTTTAATGCACGAGCCAAAATACATTTACAACAGTACCTTAGTACCAGAAAAGACCGGAACAAGGCACTATTTGTTTCTTTAGCCAAACCACACAACCGTCTACAGATATCAGGAGTTGAAACTCGATTACGCAAAATTGGGCGTCAAGCCAAGATTGTCCGTGTACATCCACACAAATTTCGACGTACATTAGCTACAATGGCAATTGACAAAGGAATGCCGGTAGAACAAGTGCAAAAATTACTCGGACACGTAAAAATAGATACAACTATGCATTATGCAATGGTTAGCCAAAATAATGTAAAACTATCACATCGCAAATATATCAATTAA
- a CDS encoding site-specific integrase, with protein MNMKTVYLNKFMSSVVTELEMNGQYGTAHVCGSVLRSVMAFGGEGLPVSGITPLWLKAYEGYLLHKGGKGLAWNTVSTYMRMLQAVYNRVVARKLAAFIPHQFRDVFTGRKADHRRVLERDDMQKLLVERDPDITSPGMAWARACLELMFRFHGMPFVDLAHLRKSDLKDGYLTLRRRKTGMPLSARVDGRAMQLLERYRNRDDTSPYLLCFLDGNLEGMAAYRDYQRILRLLNSRLRALALWKKVQCKVSSYSARHTWATVGRYCHIPIEVISEGLGHASVTTTEGYMKGFGNSRMDRANKVIMNYIFKGRSNTVYEW; from the coding sequence ATGAATATGAAAACAGTCTATTTAAACAAATTTATGAGTTCGGTGGTCACTGAACTTGAAATGAACGGGCAGTACGGCACCGCTCATGTATGCGGCAGCGTGCTGCGGTCGGTGATGGCTTTCGGTGGCGAGGGGCTGCCCGTGTCCGGCATCACGCCCTTGTGGCTGAAGGCGTATGAGGGTTACCTGCTCCATAAGGGCGGGAAGGGGCTGGCGTGGAATACCGTCTCCACCTATATGCGTATGCTCCAGGCAGTTTATAACCGGGTGGTAGCCCGTAAACTGGCGGCTTTCATCCCCCACCAGTTCCGTGACGTGTTCACCGGGCGCAAGGCGGACCACCGGCGTGTGCTGGAACGGGACGATATGCAGAAGTTACTGGTGGAAAGGGATCCTGACATCACTTCCCCCGGCATGGCATGGGCACGCGCGTGCCTGGAACTGATGTTCCGTTTCCACGGCATGCCCTTTGTGGATCTTGCCCACTTGCGGAAGTCCGATCTGAAGGATGGCTATCTGACCTTGCGCCGCCGGAAGACGGGTATGCCGCTATCCGCCCGTGTGGACGGCCGTGCCATGCAATTGCTGGAACGCTACCGGAACCGGGACGACACTTCGCCCTACCTGCTTTGTTTCCTGGACGGGAACCTGGAGGGGATGGCCGCTTACAGGGATTACCAACGGATATTGCGCCTGCTTAACAGCAGACTGCGTGCGCTTGCCCTGTGGAAAAAGGTACAGTGTAAGGTGAGTTCGTACAGTGCACGGCATACATGGGCTACGGTAGGCAGGTATTGCCACATTCCCATCGAGGTCATTTCCGAAGGGTTGGGACACGCTTCCGTAACCACCACTGAAGGATATATGAAAGGGTTCGGAAATAGCCGGATGGATCGGGCGAATAAGGTTATAATGAATTACATATTTAAGGGGCGATCTAATACGGTGTATGAGTGGTAA
- a CDS encoding DUF262 and DUF1524 domain-containing protein produces MDISKGSIYELLNGKYQFVVPVYQRKYSWLKDVQCDRLWKDIVNMEKQSKRHHFVGSIVTISDVNVPMGIHRYQIIDGQQRVTTLTILMIALRDHLREASSEEVDEDTLTYYLLKNDHQKGYDRYKLLLNDNDREVLIKLIDVCPINEDTQSNILNNYIYFKEKIAGNELTPAQIYNSIAKLQIVNITLKREEGDDPQLIFESLNSTGMDLSESDLIRNYILMGMTNDEQKDIYVNYWQPMENAFPIEKRSELMDKFFRDYLTMKLASIPNKEQVYDSFKSYCINTGVSNNTKELAEDLFFYAQCYNEISANTCSDPELHAIFIDIRIVKMEVAYPLLLKVYGDYKNNVISKADFIAILRLTESYVVRRAVCEIPTSSLNKTFATMRNNIKIDDYLNSIKVAFLSLETYKRFPTDEEFKRKLQIKDIYTMRSINYILVKLENYNNKEPISFTGFTIEHIMPQNDNLKPDWVSALGENWKEDHKTYLHRLGNLTLTKYNSEMGDRPFSEKLLVLKQSATHTLNKYVVEQNIWNIDTIEERTKQLCDYSIDIWKFPAVSQEIISTYLKQSEEPTTKYSIDNYDFSNVFVKMLYTKLDEAIMALNPSIKREFKKLYIAYKYRTNFVDIIIQKTRLRLTINMDFDGVNDPCGICRNVTDIGRWGNGDVEISFDSLSLLNQTIDIIKQSLNKQI; encoded by the coding sequence ATGGATATTTCAAAAGGAAGTATATACGAATTATTAAATGGTAAATATCAATTTGTAGTACCAGTCTATCAGAGAAAATATAGTTGGCTAAAAGATGTACAGTGCGACAGATTATGGAAAGATATCGTCAATATGGAAAAACAGTCAAAGCGACACCATTTTGTCGGTTCTATTGTTACGATATCCGATGTAAATGTCCCGATGGGAATACACAGATACCAAATAATTGATGGGCAACAACGAGTCACTACATTAACAATTCTAATGATAGCCTTACGTGATCATTTAAGAGAGGCATCAAGTGAAGAAGTTGATGAAGATACTCTCACTTATTATCTTTTAAAAAATGATCATCAAAAAGGTTATGACCGTTACAAACTTCTTCTGAATGACAATGATCGTGAAGTACTTATTAAACTTATAGATGTATGTCCGATTAATGAAGATACGCAGTCTAATATCCTCAATAATTACATTTACTTCAAAGAGAAAATTGCAGGAAATGAACTAACGCCAGCTCAAATATACAATTCTATCGCAAAGCTTCAAATTGTGAATATTACATTGAAACGCGAAGAAGGTGACGATCCACAACTTATCTTTGAAAGTCTAAACTCAACAGGTATGGATTTATCAGAATCAGACCTCATACGTAACTATATCCTTATGGGTATGACTAACGATGAACAGAAAGATATATATGTAAATTATTGGCAGCCTATGGAAAATGCTTTCCCCATTGAAAAGCGTTCCGAATTAATGGATAAGTTCTTTCGTGATTATCTTACCATGAAATTAGCCTCTATTCCAAATAAAGAGCAAGTGTATGACAGTTTCAAATCTTATTGCATCAACACTGGCGTATCCAATAATACCAAAGAACTGGCAGAAGATTTATTTTTTTATGCACAATGTTATAATGAAATTTCTGCAAATACTTGTTCTGACCCAGAGTTACATGCTATCTTCATAGACATCCGCATAGTAAAAATGGAAGTTGCATATCCACTACTTCTTAAAGTGTATGGCGATTATAAGAATAATGTTATATCAAAAGCTGATTTTATTGCTATTCTGAGATTAACAGAGTCCTATGTTGTCCGACGTGCTGTTTGCGAAATACCAACAAGCTCATTGAATAAAACATTTGCTACAATGCGTAACAATATTAAAATCGATGATTATTTAAACTCAATTAAAGTTGCATTCCTTTCTTTGGAAACTTACAAACGTTTTCCAACCGATGAAGAATTTAAACGGAAACTCCAAATAAAAGATATATATACAATGAGAAGCATCAATTATATTCTTGTCAAACTGGAGAACTACAACAACAAAGAACCTATATCATTCACTGGATTCACCATTGAACACATAATGCCACAGAATGACAATCTAAAACCGGACTGGGTTAGTGCTTTAGGTGAAAATTGGAAAGAAGACCATAAGACTTACCTGCATCGCCTTGGAAATCTTACTCTCACTAAATATAATTCAGAAATGGGAGACCGCCCCTTCTCTGAAAAACTTTTAGTTCTAAAACAAAGTGCGACTCATACCTTAAATAAGTATGTAGTTGAACAAAATATTTGGAATATTGATACTATTGAAGAACGTACCAAACAACTTTGCGATTATTCTATTGATATATGGAAGTTTCCCGCAGTTTCACAGGAAATCATCTCTACTTATCTCAAACAATCAGAAGAGCCTACAACGAAATACAGTATAGATAACTATGATTTTTCTAATGTTTTCGTCAAGATGCTTTATACAAAACTTGATGAAGCCATCATGGCCTTAAATCCAAGTATAAAACGAGAGTTCAAGAAGTTATATATAGCATATAAATATAGAACGAATTTTGTCGACATCATTATCCAAAAAACAAGATTAAGATTAACTATAAATATGGATTTTGATGGAGTGAATGACCCATGTGGTATTTGCAGAAATGTTACAGACATAGGTCGTTGGGGAAATGGAGATGTCGAAATAAGCTTTGACTCTCTCAGTCTATTAAATCAAACTATAGATATCATAAAGCAATCACTGAATAAACAAATATAA
- a CDS encoding restriction endonuclease subunit S: MEEIKIKKLGDILNFRRGHDLPKSIMQDGTIPVAGSNGIIGYHNEETSIHPCITIGRSGNVGTPYIYDRCWAHNTVLYVDDFKGNDPEYLYYLLKTLPLSSFGGGSAVPTLNRNHIHPIEIKCFENIKTQRQIVSLLKSLDSKIELNRRINDNLEQQAQALFKSWFVDFEPFKGGKFVESERGMIPDGWRVDRLDSVCDVIGGGTPSKVNLEYYCKNGIAWITPKDLSNTQAKFTSHGEIDITKIGYSNSSAKMIPKGSVLFSSRAPIGYISIASNELCTNQGFKSLVPRIAGTGYLYLYLKENTVVIEAQATGSTFKEASGSLMKAQPIVIPNSTALLSEFESIVRPVFDYQESLEFENQNLAALRNSLLPQLMSGELKVNEMNR; this comes from the coding sequence ATGGAAGAGATAAAAATAAAAAAGTTGGGAGATATCTTAAATTTTAGACGTGGGCATGATTTACCCAAATCTATAATGCAAGATGGTACGATACCTGTTGCTGGTTCTAATGGGATAATAGGGTATCACAACGAGGAAACTTCAATTCATCCTTGTATTACTATAGGTAGAAGTGGAAATGTGGGAACCCCATATATCTACGATAGATGTTGGGCTCATAATACAGTTTTATATGTAGATGACTTTAAAGGCAATGACCCTGAATACCTTTATTATCTTCTAAAAACGTTACCATTATCTTCATTTGGAGGAGGAAGTGCAGTTCCTACATTAAATCGGAACCATATACACCCAATCGAAATCAAATGTTTTGAAAATATTAAAACGCAAAGACAAATAGTTTCGTTACTCAAATCTCTCGACTCTAAAATCGAGCTTAATCGCCGGATAAATGATAATTTAGAGCAGCAGGCACAGGCGCTATTCAAGTCTTGGTTTGTGGATTTCGAGCCGTTCAAGGGCGGTAAATTCGTTGAATCAGAGCGTGGAATGATTCCCGATGGATGGCGTGTTGACCGTCTTGATTCTGTTTGTGATGTAATTGGAGGAGGAACACCATCAAAAGTGAATCTTGAGTATTATTGTAAAAATGGTATTGCTTGGATTACACCTAAAGACCTATCAAATACTCAGGCTAAGTTTACTTCTCATGGAGAAATCGATATTACAAAAATCGGTTACTCAAATAGTAGTGCAAAAATGATTCCTAAAGGAAGTGTCCTTTTCTCCTCAAGGGCTCCAATTGGCTATATCTCAATTGCCTCAAATGAACTTTGTACAAATCAAGGATTCAAGTCATTAGTACCACGAATTGCAGGCACTGGGTATTTATATCTTTATCTAAAAGAAAACACGGTTGTCATTGAAGCTCAAGCTACAGGATCAACATTCAAGGAAGCAAGTGGCAGCTTAATGAAGGCGCAACCTATTGTGATACCCAATAGTACAGCATTATTGTCTGAATTTGAGTCTATTGTCAGACCAGTGTTTGATTATCAAGAATCACTTGAATTTGAAAACCAGAATCTTGCAGCGTTAAGAAACTCGTTGTTGCCGCAACTGATGTCTGGAGAGTTAAAAGTAAATGAAATGAACCGCTAA